Proteins encoded within one genomic window of Episyrphus balteatus chromosome 1, idEpiBalt1.1, whole genome shotgun sequence:
- the LOC129920871 gene encoding enhancer of split m8 protein-like: MEYVSKTQLYLKVKKPLLERQRRARINKCLDSMKQMIAELKNDSSILRMDKAEMLEATIAHLRQAKSIDNKVPVDGFRNGYINAANEVSRVLISTRGLSTELVKAILNQLGCQFVRLQELKHQQQSKLANQRTNNTQQLTVNISSTPLSPASSGYHSDRSSPASSPAGSDDSTSELWRPW, translated from the coding sequence ATGGAATACGTATCAAAGACACAACtttatttgaaagttaaaaaacctTTGTTGGAAAGACAACGTCGTGCACGTATCAACAAGTGCTTGGATTCGATGAAACAAATGATTGCTGAATTAAAGAACGATAGTTCAATCCTGCGCATGGACAAGGCCGAAATGTTGGAAGCAACAATCGCTCATCTACGTCAAGCTAAATCTATTGACAACAAAGTACCTGTAGATGGCTTTCGCAATGGATATATTAACGCTGCAAATGAAGTCTCACGTGTTTTGATCTCAACTCGAGGACTCAGTACAGAGTTGGTAAAAGCTATTTTGAATCAACTTGGCTGCCAATTTGTTCGACTGCAGGAATTGAAACATCAACAACAGTCAAAACTTGCTAACCAGAGGACAAATAACACACAACAATTGACTGTTAATATCTCATCGACACCACTTAGCCCTGCTTCTTCGGGTTATCACAGTGATAGGAGTAGTCCTGCTTCGTCGCCTGCAGGATCAGATGATTCTACTTCAGAACTTTGGCGACCTTGGTGA